AACcgggaggcggaggagggggCGCTTCACTAGtcggaggagggggagggggagcGGGACTTTGGGACTGCGACTGCGGCTGTgactgctgctgttgctgctgggcGTATTGCTGATAGTATTGGTAGTAGGCGACGTAGTTTTGATATCCACCGTAGGCAGCGTAGGGATCGGATCCGTAGTACTGTGCATACTGTGCGCTATAGTCGGCTAGGTTCTGTCCTCCCGATGACCCTGTGGCGCCTTGCGCGGCTGGGCTACCAGACGTGGAGGGCGAGTTCTGGTGCGAATGATTCCCATAACCAccactgccactgccactgccaccCCCATTACCTCCACCGTAGCCTCCACCATAGCCCCCTCCCTGATAACGGTCTCCACGCTGGCCATATCCGCCATAGTTGTGCTGGGGCGGGTTCTCCTTGAAGCGCTGATACTGTTCTCGAACATTGGCCAAAAGGTCCTCGCACAGCTCTTTGGCGCTCTTAACATCGTTGGGATCGGGTCCACTGTGCGTTGTTAAATTTCAAAGCTTCGAGGTGGGGAGATAAAGTACTTACGCAACATGCAAGAACATTGGCTCCTCGCTTTCTCTGCCGGTACTGGGTTCCATGAAGCCGGAGCCTCGACCTTTGATTTGAACCTTGCATCGAGTTCTCTGTTGAATATGCTTTACATATGCACCGCCCTGTCCGACAACCTGGGCACGAAGGTTAAAGCCAGGAATTGGCTCAAGGTCCACTGGAATCCGCTCCTCGGGCCATTTACGCTGAGAATAGTTAGCATACTTCTCAGTACAGTGGACTATACTCCTGCAATTTCATACACGACCGTATTCATCACGTTCCACTTGTTCCGGCTCACGTCGACGGAATCGGCGCTCATCGACCAGGTTGGGGagttccttcttcatgagCTCGTTGATCAAATCCACGGCCTTTTCCAGGCCTTCTTTGTTCGTACTCGTCACATGTAGGTACAGCGGGGGGTTCTGTGAAGAGCAGATGTACCCTGTTAGACAGTCACTCGTCACCGCACGTTGACAGTTTTACATACCGCGGCAGTTGCCATGCTCTTATCCGGGTAATAGTTTCCTCGAGTTGTGACATCTTAAAACAAAAATTAGAGATGAGCTTCCTTTTTCACTAAGTAGTTGATAAATTTAACATGGAGTGAAGGCGTACCGGCGCCAGTTTCTTCCTTAATCTAGATGTCACGCAGCGGAGGTCAGCAGATGCAAATGAGGGGAAATGGGATGCTATGGATGATTAGGACTGGGTAAGCTTTGGCCACGACCCTAtgcggagaaaaagaaaaaaagataaaaagaaggaaacaggTGAAGGGGAGCATGGCCGCAGCGGAAGCCAGCTTGCGGAAGGATGCCTGGAATATCAGCGGATGCAACAGGAGTAATTACCATCTTCTGAGTAGAGCCCTTGGTCAGTGTGTAGCGGTTGCGCAAGTCATTAATTTCAATGTCCTTGATATAGTCTCCATCAGCAACGTAGATGTCTGTGTTAAGTTTCGTGGATGCGTCTCCAGCGGACGGTGATGCGGCTGCCGGTGCGGGACTTGTAGCCTACCAGGACAATCAGTTAGTTGAATATATTCCAGGGTTGAGCGACTGTAATCATGTATGCTATACTCACCGAACGGATAGGAGGAACATCGACATGCTGAATACCCTTCTTTGCTTGCAACTGAGCGTTGATCTTGGCCGCTGCGGCAGCTGTATTTTGTCAGGATGTCAGCCTCCTATATCCCATCCAACAATTTCTTCAGACGCGAGAGGTAGGGCAGTCATACCCGCTGCGGCAGCTGGATCCGCACCCCCGGACTTCTTTGCCGGGTCTGCGCTAGGGCTTCGAGGTTCGCGACTAAGAGGACTCCGAGTGCGAGTAGCTTCAGACTGTCGCGACGAGGGAGATCGAGAACGACGATCGAAACGAGAGGCCCGGCGCGGCTCCGGTTCTGTTTGATCAAAGCGGGATCGTTTGACACGGCGTTCGTCGTCGGCCATGATGAATAGTCAATTTTAGATGTTGAGGCTGAACGAGAAGGAATTGGAGCAATCACAATGCGAATGAGATGCTCTAAAGACCACTGCAAAGGACTTCTTTGAAGGCGGTGGAGAGCGACGGATCACCTGGTTGGACACTAGCGTAACAATGAGCAGCTAACGGGGTTCGTAACGGTGGGACCAATGAGCGAGACCATGTAAGTAAAGGAAATCGACACTTCAAAGGACTCTTCAGTACACAACAAGAGGCTGATCAATGATCCCTCAGTGATGACAGATTTtaaaagaacagaagatGATCGGGTAGTGATCTGAGACACACGCAcgcaccaacaccaacaaaaAGCAAGAGTCGCAAATGAATCTGGGCCCAAAAAATGCAAATCAGGTGCCAATGCTGCACTGGGACCAAAGCGGTATAGCGGTAATGCTCCGGAGTCAGTGaccttactccgtaccagAGCCTGAGTCAGCACCCCGACCTCGGAAGTCTTCGACTATAAAATGCGATTTATGACTACAATCCCCATCCGTCAAGTGTGAAGTCACTGCCTCCATCGTTTCCTTCGTATTGCCTGCTTTTGCTTGCAGGCCAATTTGGGAGACCATGGCTTTCCGGCGTCCTTTGATGCTGTCCAAGACAGCATCAGCGCCTTTTTCCTCCCTTGCTGGCAGAACTGCCCGAGTGGCCGCGACTCTGCCCCGGTTCACCACAGCTAGAGCCTCTTCCAGCTCGACCTCCGCCCTCGCCTACAAGGCGCTCCATCGTCGctctccccttcctcttcctgTGTCGGACTCTTCTCCGCAATGGGATGCTCCGACTGCCGTCTCGTCGATTCTGTATGAGACTCCCGTTGCGCCGACCAACCCCCCGAAACGCCATATCCTGAACTGTCTGGTGCAGAATGAGCCTGGTGTTCTTTCTCGTGTTTCTGGAATTTTGGCCGCCCGTGGCTTCAACATTGACAGTCTGGTCGTGTGTAACACCGAAGTCGAAGATCTGTCCCGCATGACCATCGTGCTGCAGGGTCAGGATGGTGTCGTCGAGCAGGCCCGACGCCAGCTCGACGACCTCGTTCCCGTCTGGGCCGTCCTCGACTACACAGACTCTGCTCTCGTGCAGCGCGAGTTGCTTCTTGCGAAGGTCAGCATCCTGGGTCCTGAGTTCTTCGAGGAATTGCTTCAGCACCACCGCGAGATCACCACCCCCGGCGAGACCCTCGACGGCCAGAAGGATAAGGCCGAGGCCCAGATCACTGAATTCCATCCCCGCAATCTCCCTCCCAGTCAGGCATTGAGACACAAGCACGAGCATCTTGACGCCATCACTCGCTTGACCCACCAGTTCGGCGGCAAGGTTCTTGATATTAGCAACAACAACTGTATTGTTGAAGTGTGAGTTGCCATTCACCATGTACACATTGCTGCATTCACTGACGTTCTTAATAGCTCCGCCAAGCCGTCTCGTATTGACTCCTTCATGAAGCTCATCGCTCCCTTCGGTGTCTTGGAGTCTACCCGTACCGGTTTGATGGCTCTGCCTCGTTCACCTCTTCACGAGCAGGTtgaggagatcgagaaggaggctgcCGACGTTGTCGACGCGAGCACCCTTCCTCCTGGTTAAAAATTGGATATCCGAAATGAAAAGAATCGCAATGAAGCAGCAAACTTGTTCTTCTCGGAAGTTATAATATTTAGTGTAAAATTTAGCagttcttttttcccttgaGTCACGCAGTTTTCATGAGTATACTATCTATGTTTCCATGTCGTCGACCTGAAACTTGGTTTAATTTGGCTTTATCAGCCTCCACAGGCATATATTTCTTAGCGTGGTAGTTGTAAGATAATTTTCGtagaaggagagaaaagatggagTTGGTAGCCAATTGCTCAGTCCCGAAATTTAACCCCGCAAAACCGCGTGCCCTCTATACCCAAACGCCTGCCCATGTAACCTAAGAGGGCAAAAACAAAAcgcccaagaa
The sequence above is a segment of the Aspergillus oryzae RIB40 DNA, chromosome 3 genome. Coding sequences within it:
- a CDS encoding KH domain-containing protein (predicted RNA-binding protein, contains KH domains) — encoded protein: MADDERRVKRSRFDQTEPEPRRASRFDRRSRSPSSRQSEATRTRSPLSREPRSPSADPAKKSGGADPAAAAAAAAAKINAQLQAKKGIQHVDVPPIRSATSPAPAAASPSAGDASTKLNTDIYVADGDYIKDIEINDLRNRYTLTKGSTQKMIKEETGADVTTRGNYYPDKSMATAANPPLYLHVTSTNKEGLEKAVDLINELMKKELPNLVDERRFRRREPEQVERDEYGRRKWPEERIPVDLEPIPGFNLRAQVVGQGGAYVKHIQQRTRCKVQIKGRGSGFMEPSTGRESEEPMFLHVAGPDPNDVKSAKELCEDLLANVREQYQRFKENPPQHNYGGYGQRGDRYQGGGYGGGYGGGNGGGSGSGSGGYGNHSHQNSPSTSGSPAAQGATGSSGGQNLADYSAQYAQYYGSDPYAAYGGYQNYVAYYQYYQQYAQQQQQQSQPQSQSQSPAPPPPPPTSEAPPPPPPGSGSPPPPPPGGSYSAVPPPPGL
- a CDS encoding acetolactate synthase regulatory subunit (acetolactate synthase, small subunit), producing MAFRRPLMLSKTASAPFSSLAGRTARVAATLPRFTTARASSSSTSALAYKALHRRSPLPLPVSDSSPQWDAPTAVSSILYETPVAPTNPPKRHILNCLVQNEPGVLSRVSGILAARGFNIDSLVVCNTEVEDLSRMTIVLQGQDGVVEQARRQLDDLVPVWAVLDYTDSALVQRELLLAKVSILGPEFFEELLQHHREITTPGETLDGQKDKAEAQITEFHPRNLPPSQALRHKHEHLDAITRLTHQFGGKVLDISNNNCIVEVSAKPSRIDSFMKLIAPFGVLESTRTGLMALPRSPLHEQVEEIEKEAADVVDASTLPPG